The genomic stretch GTCCGCGGCGCCGTTCTTCAGCTTGAGGAACAGCGTTCCGCGCTCCGGCGCCCCGTCCCCCGAGGAGAGCCTGTTCCCGTAGACGCGGAACAGCGCGGGCGTCAGGTGGATCGAGGGGTAGAGCCCAACGTATTGGGGAGGGAAGTCGCCGGGCCCGGCGACGATCCCCACGACCTTCAACATCGCATTGGGCAGTCCCTCTGCCGCCAGGTCGTCGTCGAACTCGTCCTCGACGAGCGGGAATTCGCTTCCGACTTTCAGATCCAGGACGCGCGCGATCCCGATGCCGACCACGACTTCCTCCACTCGCGAGGAGTCGTACATGCGCCCCTCGATGATCTTGAAGCGGTTGATCGTCCGGCCGAGCCGATCGTCCACGGACGCCACGGCAGCGTGGTCGCGCTCGAGGAATATGACCAGCGACCCGCGGGCGTACGCGGAGACCTGGGGCAAGCGGATGATCTCGTCGAGGGGGACGTCGATCCCGAAGCTCCCGTCGTCGAGGATGATGAGATCCGCGGCGGTCTGCGCCTCCAAGAACCGGTCGTGCGCGCTGTCGGTTCGTCGCGCGCCGGCGGCGGCCGCGATCACGATCCCTCCGGCGAGTCCGAGCAGCAGCACGATCCCGGTAAGCGCCTTCCAGCGAGCACGAAGCTCGGCTCGTAGCCACATCAGCACCGCGCTCACGCGCCGAACATACCGCCACCGTGGTCTCGGCTCGATGCAGCCCGCCACCGTGTCCACGGGGGTGCCAGCACGGCGGTTGAGCCCGCGAGGGAGAACGTGTTCTAATTCTTGTCCAACCAGTCCGAGCACGGAGGTCGACGATGCGAGCAGCTATCCTTCCTGGTCTCAACGAGAAGCTCGAGGTACGCGACGACGTGAGCGTCGTCGGGCCGGGCCCCGGCGAGGTCCACATCCGGATCGTCGCCAGCGGCGTCTGCCACTCCGATATCTCGGCGCAGAACGGGACGCTGCCGTCGCCGATGCCCGGCGTGCTGGGGCACGAGGGTGCCGGCGAGATCCTCGCCGTCGGCGACGGCGTGACGACCCTTGCTCCCGGCGATCACGTGATCGTGTCCTGGGTCCCGCCGTGCGGATGGTGCCGCTTGTGCCTCGAGGGACAGCCCAACCTCTGCCAGACGTATCTGTTCGATGCGCTCACGGCGCAGCGGTTCACGATGGGCGACACACCGATCGGCGCGATGGCCGGGACCGGCACGTTCGCCGAGGAACTCGTCGTCCCGCAGGTCGCAGCGATCAAGATCCCCGACGACGTGCCGCTCGACGTGGCCTCGCTGGTGGGGTGCGGGGTGATGACGGGCGTCGGCGCCGCGCTTAACACCGCCAAAGTAAGGCCCGGCTCGTCCGTGGTCATCTTCGGCTGCGGTGGCGTGGGAGTGAGTGCGATCCAAGGCGCGCGCATCGCCGGCGCGGCGGAGATCGTGGCGGTGGACCTCCTTGACCACAAGCTCGAGTCCGCGAAGAAGTTCGGCGCGACGCACGCGGTGAAGCCGGGCGATCTCGCGGCGTTGTCCGCCGACCTGACCGGCGGGCTCGGCTTCGACTACGCGTTCGAGGTGATCGGGCTCCCCGACACGATCCGCAGCGCGT from Actinomycetota bacterium encodes the following:
- a CDS encoding Zn-dependent alcohol dehydrogenase — encoded protein: MRAAILPGLNEKLEVRDDVSVVGPGPGEVHIRIVASGVCHSDISAQNGTLPSPMPGVLGHEGAGEILAVGDGVTTLAPGDHVIVSWVPPCGWCRLCLEGQPNLCQTYLFDALTAQRFTMGDTPIGAMAGTGTFAEELVVPQVAAIKIPDDVPLDVASLVGCGVMTGVGAALNTAKVRPGSSVVIFGCGGVGVSAIQGARIAGAAEIVAVDLLDHKLESAKKFGATHAVKPGDLAALSADLTGGLGFDYAFEVIGLPDTIRSAWDATRRGGTTVVVGAGRAEAMVSFSAFELFYFEKKLLGCFYGSADVRTDFHRMLRLWRAGKLDLEGMITRRIDLSEINDAFDACKNGDVIRTVIEFK